A window of Elusimicrobiaceae bacterium genomic DNA:
CGCGCGGCACATTTTAATTAAGGAGGCCGTATGACTCAATTGCAGCAAGTGAAAAAAGCCGTCGCATTCATTCAGAAAAAGACAAAAAATTTCAAACCGGAAATTGCGTTAATTACCGGCTCCGGGTTGGCGGGATCTATCCCGGCACTGGAAAAGAAAATAGTGTTAGAATATGCCAAAATTCCGGGTTTCTTACGCAGCACCGTTCCGGGACATAGCGGCAATTTAATTTTTGGTATTTACAAAGGTAAAAAAATTATGGTCATGCAGGGACGCTTTCATTTTTATGAAGGCCATCCGATGAAAAATTTAGCCATTTCCATTCGCACGATGTTCTTATTAGGCGTCAAAAAATTGATTGTTTCCGCGGCAGTTGGCTCTTTAGATTTACAACTCAAGCCAGGCTCTTTGTGTGTACTGAGCGATCATATCAATTTGATGTGCAACAACCCGCTGATCGGCAATCACGATCCGGCTTTCGGCCCGATGTTTTTTGACTTAAGCGAAGCCTATCAAAAAACCATGCGCAAAACGGCTATCAACGCCTGCAAAAAGCTCAAAATCAATGCCAAAGAAGGCACTTATTTAGCGGTCACCGGCCCTAACTTTGAAACACCGGCCGAAATCCACGCGTTCAAAACGTTAGGTGCTACCGTAGTCGGCATGA
This region includes:
- a CDS encoding purine-nucleoside phosphorylase, yielding MTQLQQVKKAVAFIQKKTKNFKPEIALITGSGLAGSIPALEKKIVLEYAKIPGFLRSTVPGHSGNLIFGIYKGKKIMVMQGRFHFYEGHPMKNLAISIRTMFLLGVKKLIVSAAVGSLDLQLKPGSLCVLSDHINLMCNNPLIGNHDPAFGPMFFDLSEAYQKTMRKTAINACKKLKINAKEGTYLAVTGPNFETPAEIHAFKTLGATVVGMSVVPEVLVARQCGIEVLGLAWVSNMACGIAKEALSHAQTISETKKIEGKFKALLEAVLPKL